A part of Winslowiella toletana genomic DNA contains:
- the waaA gene encoding lipid IV(A) 3-deoxy-D-manno-octulosonic acid transferase has translation MTTIYTVLLYLIQPLIWLRLWLRGRKAPAYRKRWAERYGFCEGKVKPDGILLHSVSVGETLAAVPLVRALRHRYPTLPITVTTMTPTGSERAQSAFGKDVHHVYLPYDLPGAIHRFLDTTRPKLVIIMETELWPNIIKALHDRKIPLVIANARLSERSAAGYKKLGKFMRQLLQRITLIAAQNQEDGERFVSLGLKRSHLTVTGSLKFDISVTPELAARAITLRSQWAPRRPVWIATSTHEGEESIILAAHRKLLERFPNLLLILVPRHPERFADARDMTQKGNFSYILRSSGEIPSGSTQVVIGDTMGELMLLYGIADLAFVGGSLVERGGHNPLEPAAHAIPVLMGPHTFNFKDICSKLQQADGLITVTDADSLDKEIGNLLTDDDYRRYYGRHAVEVLHQNQGALQRLLQLLEPHLPPRNH, from the coding sequence ATGACGACAATTTACACCGTTCTGCTCTATCTCATTCAGCCGCTGATTTGGCTGCGCCTCTGGTTGCGCGGCCGGAAAGCGCCTGCCTATCGTAAAAGATGGGCCGAACGCTATGGTTTTTGTGAAGGAAAGGTAAAGCCGGACGGTATTTTGCTGCACTCGGTATCGGTGGGTGAAACCCTTGCTGCCGTGCCGCTGGTACGTGCGCTGCGCCATCGCTACCCAACGCTGCCGATTACCGTCACCACCATGACGCCAACCGGTTCAGAACGCGCGCAATCCGCCTTCGGGAAAGACGTCCATCACGTTTATCTGCCTTATGACCTGCCCGGCGCGATCCATCGCTTCCTCGATACCACCCGCCCCAAGCTGGTGATTATTATGGAAACCGAGCTGTGGCCAAATATTATCAAAGCGCTGCACGACCGTAAGATCCCGCTGGTGATTGCCAATGCGCGCCTTTCAGAACGTTCCGCCGCGGGTTATAAGAAGCTGGGTAAATTTATGCGCCAGTTACTGCAGCGCATTACGTTGATTGCCGCGCAGAATCAGGAAGATGGTGAGCGTTTTGTCTCTCTTGGGTTAAAGCGTTCGCACCTGACGGTGACCGGCAGCCTGAAATTTGATATTTCGGTGACGCCAGAGCTGGCGGCGCGCGCCATCACCCTGCGCAGCCAGTGGGCGCCAAGACGTCCGGTGTGGATTGCCACCAGCACCCACGAAGGCGAAGAGAGCATTATTCTGGCCGCCCATCGCAAATTACTGGAGCGTTTCCCCAATCTGCTGTTGATTCTGGTGCCGCGCCATCCGGAACGTTTTGCCGACGCACGCGATATGACGCAAAAAGGCAACTTCAGCTATATCCTGCGCAGCAGTGGTGAAATTCCTTCCGGCAGCACCCAGGTAGTGATTGGCGATACCATGGGTGAACTGATGCTGCTGTACGGCATTGCCGACCTGGCTTTTGTCGGCGGCAGCCTGGTGGAACGCGGCGGTCACAACCCGCTGGAACCGGCTGCGCACGCCATTCCGGTATTGATGGGTCCGCACACCTTCAATTTCAAAGATATCTGTAGCAAACTCCAGCAGGCAGATGGCCTGATTACCGTAACCGATGCGGATTCACTGGATAAAGAGATCGGCAACCTGCTTACCGATGACGACTATCGCCGCTATTATGGCCGTCACGCGGTAGAAGTGCTGCATCAGAATCAGGGCGCCCTTCAGCGTCTGCTACAGTTACTCGAACCCCATTTGCCACCACGGAATCACTAA
- the coaD gene encoding pantetheine-phosphate adenylyltransferase: MSTKAIYPGTFDPMTNGHLDIVTRAALMFDHIVLAIAASPSKKPMFSLDERVALAQQVTAHLDNVEVIGFSDLMANFAKAQHANVLVRGLRAVADFEYELQLAHMNRHLLPTLESVFLMPSAEFSFISSSLVKEVARHQGDVQAFLPPVVYQALIARL; encoded by the coding sequence ATGAGCACTAAAGCGATCTATCCCGGTACTTTCGACCCGATGACCAACGGCCATCTCGATATCGTCACCCGTGCAGCGCTGATGTTCGATCATATCGTACTGGCGATTGCCGCCAGCCCGAGTAAGAAACCGATGTTCTCGCTGGACGAACGCGTGGCGCTGGCGCAACAGGTTACGGCACATCTCGATAATGTTGAAGTGATTGGTTTTAGCGATCTGATGGCAAACTTCGCCAAAGCGCAGCATGCCAATGTGCTGGTGCGCGGTCTGCGCGCCGTGGCGGACTTTGAGTATGAACTTCAGCTGGCGCATATGAATCGCCATCTGCTGCCGACGCTGGAAAGCGTATTCCTGATGCCATCGGCAGAGTTTTCCTTTATCTCTTCTTCACTGGTGAAGGAAGTCGCGCGCCATCAGGGCGATGTGCAGGCTTTCCTGCCACCGGTGGTGTACCAGGCGTTGATAGCCAGACTGTAA
- the rfaQ gene encoding putative lipopolysaccharide heptosyltransferase III → MKRPNLPLSPHQITRILVIKFRHHGDMLLTTPVIRSLKAAWPAAKIDVLLYEETRAMLACHPDINQIYAIDRRWKKQGVRYQLGQEWRLLKTLRKQHYDIVVNLADQWRSAMITRFTAAPVRLGFDFPKRRGLLWQHCYTHLVPTGNHQSLHTVEQNLSLLAPLGLPAIDCTVGMHYAESDRLTVQQLLNGVTRYIVVQPTSRWFFKCWSEEKFAAVLQALHDDGHSIVLTSGPDGKELAMIDKITAHLSSRENVISLAGQLTLTQLAALIDKAELFIGVDSVPMHMAAALQTPCVALFGPSKLVFWRPWQVKGEVIWAGDFAPLPDPDAVDTKTAERYLDAIPVEHVLSVARRLLA, encoded by the coding sequence ATGAAACGTCCGAACCTGCCGCTTTCTCCCCACCAGATTACGCGTATTCTGGTAATCAAGTTTCGTCATCATGGCGATATGCTACTCACCACGCCGGTAATCCGCTCGCTAAAGGCGGCCTGGCCAGCAGCCAAAATTGATGTCTTACTTTATGAAGAAACGCGCGCCATGCTCGCCTGCCACCCGGATATCAACCAGATCTATGCTATCGATCGGCGCTGGAAAAAACAGGGCGTACGCTATCAGCTTGGTCAGGAGTGGCGTTTACTGAAAACCCTGCGAAAACAGCATTACGATATTGTCGTCAATCTGGCCGACCAGTGGCGTAGCGCGATGATCACGCGCTTTACCGCTGCACCGGTAAGACTGGGCTTCGATTTCCCCAAACGCCGTGGCTTACTCTGGCAGCACTGTTACACGCATTTAGTCCCTACCGGTAATCATCAGAGTCTGCATACCGTTGAGCAAAATCTGTCGCTGCTGGCGCCGCTTGGACTGCCCGCGATCGATTGCACTGTTGGTATGCACTATGCAGAAAGCGATCGCCTTACAGTACAGCAGCTGCTGAATGGCGTGACGAGATACATTGTGGTGCAGCCGACCTCACGCTGGTTTTTCAAATGCTGGAGCGAAGAGAAATTTGCCGCTGTGCTACAGGCTCTGCATGATGACGGACATTCCATTGTGCTGACATCAGGGCCTGATGGCAAAGAACTCGCGATGATTGATAAGATCACCGCCCATCTCTCCTCACGCGAGAATGTTATTTCCCTGGCGGGCCAGCTGACACTGACGCAGCTGGCAGCGCTGATCGATAAGGCAGAACTGTTTATTGGCGTCGATTCCGTGCCGATGCATATGGCCGCTGCATTACAAACGCCTTGTGTCGCCCTGTTTGGGCCATCAAAACTGGTGTTCTGGCGCCCCTGGCAAGTCAAGGGTGAGGTGATCTGGGCCGGTGATTTTGCGCCATTGCCAGACCCGGATGCCGTCGATACCAAAACCGCAGAACGCTATCTGGATGCGATCCCGGTAGAACATGTGCTGTCAGTTGCCCGGAGGCTATTAGCATGA
- a CDS encoding deacetylase codes for MGKPAFIITIDTEGDNLWQNHDRIATENSRFLPRFQQLCEKYAFRPTWLTNYEMAVDPEYVEFARDIIARDSGEIGMHLHAWNSPPLFDLTGDDWRHKPYLIEYPEANIRDKVSYITRLLEDTLQVKMRSHRAGRWAFNEYYAQLLIELGYQVDCSVTPRVNWQFSPGAPQGHGGTNYQHFPDRAYFIDPQDISRPGNSSLLEVPMSIQYKHAPLMNYVKTAYDRLRGKQRSPSVHWLRPMGGNVEKMIKVVEKTLAGGSDYVEFMLHSSEFMPGGSPTFKTAADIDALYDDLTQLFDYLHSRTHGMTLAEYYQQTMSDSNEGK; via the coding sequence ATGGGTAAGCCCGCGTTTATCATCACCATCGATACCGAAGGCGATAACCTTTGGCAAAATCACGATCGTATCGCGACCGAAAATAGCCGGTTTTTGCCACGATTTCAGCAGCTATGTGAAAAATACGCCTTCAGGCCCACCTGGCTGACCAACTACGAGATGGCGGTCGATCCTGAGTACGTGGAGTTTGCCCGAGATATCATCGCTCGCGATAGTGGTGAGATTGGCATGCATCTGCATGCATGGAACAGCCCGCCCCTGTTTGACTTAACCGGTGACGACTGGCGGCATAAACCTTATCTGATTGAGTATCCTGAGGCTAATATCAGGGATAAGGTCAGCTATATAACCCGGCTGCTGGAAGATACCCTACAGGTGAAAATGCGCAGTCACCGTGCCGGGCGCTGGGCATTTAATGAATATTATGCGCAGTTGCTCATTGAGCTGGGTTATCAGGTTGACTGTTCAGTAACGCCACGTGTTAACTGGCAGTTTTCACCGGGTGCGCCGCAGGGCCATGGCGGTACTAATTATCAGCATTTCCCGGACAGGGCCTATTTTATTGATCCACAGGATATTTCCAGACCCGGCAACTCATCGCTGCTGGAAGTGCCGATGAGCATTCAATATAAACATGCGCCATTAATGAATTATGTTAAAACCGCTTATGACCGTCTGCGCGGGAAGCAGCGTAGCCCGTCGGTACACTGGTTGCGCCCGATGGGCGGCAATGTGGAAAAGATGATCAAGGTTGTTGAAAAGACGCTGGCTGGCGGCAGCGATTATGTCGAATTTATGCTGCACTCATCTGAATTTATGCCCGGCGGTAGTCCTACGTTTAAGACCGCAGCAGATATCGACGCATTGTATGACGATCTGACGCAGCTATTTGATTATCTGCACAGCCGTACTCACGGCATGACTCTGGCAGAGTATTATCAGCAAACGATGAGCGATAGCAATGAAGGAAAATAA
- a CDS encoding glycosyltransferase family 9 protein, which yields MKENKAKWVNRLLTLYTVFSRHLKKNKSLDAGMAFQRIAIYSTTALGDLMFNTPAIYALKQRYPHASFVLVSSEKNRPLVADSPWFDDVFYWDNKIRNAHRLIKQLRHFKPQLTVILHSYMPYDILCAVLSGSEYIIRDHYRIDSPIMNRWLNGWSSLADQHLIQRKLDMLTVLGCRNDDPRMRIPVTWPAGEPASGKIRVGFQMGASEAKRCWPVTHFVELAALLCQDGNYQPVLTGGPKDVALMQQFEQLAGEELFSQVENRVGKTSLAELLTLIDGFDVLVTGDTGPLHLAVALQTATVCLFADAEPKHTGPYQDLERHCILKITDDMPASSQPLEQISVQAVRKNISQLVAN from the coding sequence ATGAAGGAAAATAAAGCAAAGTGGGTTAATCGTTTACTAACGTTATATACCGTATTCTCCCGTCATTTAAAAAAGAATAAATCTCTGGATGCCGGAATGGCATTCCAGCGTATTGCTATATATTCGACCACGGCGTTGGGCGATTTAATGTTCAATACTCCAGCGATATATGCGCTAAAGCAGCGTTATCCGCATGCTTCATTTGTGCTGGTTTCCAGCGAAAAGAATCGACCGCTGGTGGCTGACAGTCCGTGGTTTGACGACGTTTTTTACTGGGATAACAAGATTCGGAATGCGCACCGGCTGATTAAACAATTACGTCATTTTAAGCCACAGCTGACGGTGATTCTGCACTCCTATATGCCTTATGACATATTATGTGCCGTGTTATCTGGCAGCGAATATATCATTCGCGATCACTATCGTATTGACAGCCCAATCATGAATCGCTGGTTAAACGGCTGGTCTTCGCTTGCTGACCAGCATTTAATTCAGCGCAAACTGGATATGTTAACGGTTTTGGGATGTCGTAACGACGATCCCCGGATGCGCATCCCGGTGACATGGCCAGCCGGCGAGCCAGCCAGCGGTAAAATCCGCGTAGGTTTTCAGATGGGAGCATCAGAAGCAAAACGCTGCTGGCCGGTTACGCATTTTGTCGAGCTGGCTGCGTTATTGTGTCAGGACGGTAATTACCAGCCAGTACTCACTGGCGGTCCTAAAGATGTGGCTTTAATGCAGCAATTTGAGCAACTGGCAGGTGAAGAACTCTTTTCCCAGGTTGAAAACCGGGTAGGTAAAACTTCGTTAGCTGAATTGTTGACGCTGATTGATGGATTCGATGTATTAGTGACAGGGGATACCGGTCCGCTACATCTTGCCGTCGCGCTGCAGACTGCGACTGTGTGTCTGTTTGCTGATGCCGAGCCGAAACATACTGGCCCGTATCAGGATCTGGAACGGCACTGCATCCTGAAAATTACTGATGATATGCCAGCGAGCAGTCAGCCTCTGGAACAAATCAGCGTGCAGGCGGTGCGTAAAAATATTAGCCAACTGGTGGCTAATTGA
- a CDS encoding glycosyltransferase family 2 protein encodes MTARQRLSVVMIAKNEAGLLPDCLASVSWADEIILLDSGSSDDTAEIARQHHVQVYHSEGWPGYGLQREHAQSYASGDMILMIDADERVTPELRASIERVLEHPQPHTVYSIARRNLFLGRFMRHSGWYPDRVTRLYPRDYHYNDNQVHESLNTRDAHVVPLLGDLLHLTCRDFSAFQRKQFAYAEAWARQRHQQGKGCTVFSIFSHTISAFLKTLVLRAGFLDGKQGWILAVVNAQYTFNKYAALWALNQAAEKGSL; translated from the coding sequence ATGACCGCTCGCCAACGACTTTCGGTGGTGATGATCGCCAAAAACGAGGCCGGGCTGTTGCCAGATTGCCTGGCTTCAGTGAGCTGGGCCGATGAAATCATTCTGCTCGACTCCGGCAGCAGCGATGACACCGCCGAAATTGCCCGCCAGCATCATGTTCAGGTCTATCACTCTGAAGGCTGGCCCGGCTATGGCCTGCAACGTGAACATGCGCAAAGCTATGCCAGCGGCGACATGATTTTGATGATCGATGCCGATGAGCGGGTAACCCCTGAATTGCGCGCCTCGATTGAACGCGTACTGGAACATCCGCAGCCACACACGGTTTACAGCATTGCCCGACGCAATCTGTTTCTCGGACGCTTTATGCGCCACAGCGGCTGGTATCCTGACCGCGTAACCCGCCTCTATCCGCGCGACTATCACTACAATGATAATCAGGTGCATGAGTCGCTGAATACCCGCGATGCGCACGTCGTGCCATTGCTCGGCGATCTGCTGCATCTGACCTGCCGTGACTTCTCTGCGTTTCAGCGTAAACAGTTCGCCTATGCGGAAGCCTGGGCCAGACAGCGTCACCAACAGGGAAAAGGGTGTACGGTATTCTCCATTTTCAGTCATACCATCAGCGCGTTTCTGAAAACGCTGGTGCTGCGCGCTGGCTTTCTTGATGGTAAACAGGGCTGGATACTGGCAGTGGTTAATGCACAGTACACTTTTAACAAATACGCCGCCCTGTGGGCGCTTAATCAGGCAGCAGAGAAAGGTAGCTTATGA
- the mutM gene encoding bifunctional DNA-formamidopyrimidine glycosylase/DNA-(apurinic or apyrimidinic site) lyase → MPELPEVETSRRGIEPHLVGETILHAVVRNSRLRWPVSQEIHALSDQPVLSVQRRAKYLLLELPTGWIIIHLGMSGSLRVLPEDIPAAKHDHVDLVMSNGKVLRYTDPRRFGAWLWSVDPQASNVLAHLGPEPLSEEFSGDWLFTKSRAKRTAIKPWLMDNKLVVGVGNIYASESLFAAGILPDRPAMSLTQPEAALLVATIKAVLLRSIEQGGTTLRDFLQTDGKPGYFAQELQVYGRAGEACRVCGALIEKAIHGQRSTFFCRGCQK, encoded by the coding sequence ATGCCTGAGTTACCTGAGGTCGAAACCAGTCGGCGCGGAATCGAGCCGCATCTGGTCGGTGAAACCATTTTGCATGCAGTGGTACGTAACAGCCGCTTGCGCTGGCCGGTATCACAGGAAATTCATGCACTGAGCGATCAGCCGGTATTAAGCGTACAGCGCCGGGCCAAATACTTACTGCTGGAGTTGCCGACTGGCTGGATTATTATTCACCTCGGTATGTCTGGCAGCCTGCGCGTATTGCCGGAAGATATTCCTGCCGCTAAACACGATCATGTCGATTTGGTGATGAGCAACGGTAAAGTGCTGCGCTATACCGACCCGCGCCGATTTGGCGCATGGTTGTGGAGTGTCGATCCACAGGCCAGCAATGTGCTGGCGCATTTAGGTCCGGAGCCGCTGAGTGAAGAGTTTAGCGGTGACTGGCTGTTTACCAAGTCACGCGCGAAACGTACGGCGATCAAACCCTGGCTGATGGATAATAAGCTGGTGGTGGGCGTTGGCAATATCTACGCCAGCGAGTCGCTGTTTGCGGCGGGGATCCTGCCCGATCGTCCGGCAATGTCACTGACGCAGCCCGAAGCGGCGCTGCTGGTCGCCACCATTAAGGCGGTGCTGTTACGCTCAATTGAACAGGGCGGCACCACGCTGCGTGATTTTCTGCAAACGGATGGTAAACCGGGGTATTTTGCGCAGGAGTTGCAGGTCTATGGTCGCGCCGGTGAAGCGTGCCGGGTATGCGGCGCCTTAATTGAGAAAGCCATCCATGGTCAGCGCAGTACCTTTTTCTGCCGCGGTTGTCAGAAGTAG
- a CDS encoding glycosyltransferase has translation MRILMIIDGLPGGGAEKVVLTLCEGMQQMGHQVSLFSLRNVCHYALPDGIDYQVVESHSRTPWRKLTELSRRAAALEQAIIASEQQSGDFDLIFSHLHKTDRIVARCKTLPVEKLWFCIHGILSTSYLGHRRGLDRWLKQRKIGHVYQGKNIVAVSQAVADDLTQNLPVSPRRLAVINNPFDINAILSQAAEPFTLPDEPYLIHVGRFHPHKRHDRLLRAYAKSGIQARLLLVGTGDQHYIAGIRQLAEKLGIADRVIFAGFQANPYPLIKHAAMLVLSSDSEGFGNVLVEALLCGTPVVSTRCPGGPAEILQRAGMSNVLADLKNQSLAEKMAQVWQSPPAIDHQQLMSYDLQPICQQYLSLKD, from the coding sequence ATGCGTATACTGATGATTATCGATGGATTGCCCGGTGGCGGCGCGGAGAAAGTCGTTCTGACGCTGTGCGAAGGAATGCAACAAATGGGACATCAGGTCAGCCTGTTTTCGCTGCGTAACGTCTGTCACTACGCGCTGCCTGACGGCATTGATTATCAGGTAGTGGAAAGCCACAGCAGGACCCCGTGGCGTAAACTCACCGAACTGAGCCGTCGCGCTGCCGCGCTGGAACAAGCCATCATTGCCAGTGAGCAACAGTCCGGGGATTTTGATTTAATTTTTTCACATCTGCACAAAACCGACCGCATTGTGGCGCGCTGCAAAACGCTGCCAGTGGAAAAACTGTGGTTCTGCATTCACGGTATTCTCTCCACCTCGTATCTGGGGCACCGTCGCGGTCTTGATCGCTGGCTGAAACAACGCAAGATTGGCCATGTTTATCAGGGGAAAAATATCGTTGCTGTATCACAAGCCGTGGCTGACGATCTGACACAAAACCTGCCAGTCTCTCCGCGCCGTCTGGCGGTGATTAATAATCCATTTGATATCAATGCGATTCTCTCTCAGGCCGCTGAACCTTTTACCCTTCCGGATGAACCGTATTTGATCCATGTTGGCCGCTTTCACCCGCACAAACGGCATGATCGCCTGCTCAGGGCCTATGCAAAGTCAGGTATTCAGGCCAGGCTGCTGCTGGTCGGTACGGGTGATCAGCACTATATTGCCGGCATCAGACAGCTGGCGGAAAAGCTGGGCATCGCCGATCGGGTAATTTTCGCTGGTTTTCAGGCCAATCCTTATCCACTGATCAAACATGCGGCGATGCTGGTGCTCAGCTCGGACAGTGAAGGTTTTGGCAATGTACTGGTGGAAGCATTGCTCTGCGGTACACCAGTGGTCAGCACGCGTTGCCCGGGAGGGCCAGCTGAAATTCTGCAGCGGGCAGGTATGAGCAATGTACTGGCAGATCTGAAAAACCAGTCGCTGGCGGAGAAGATGGCGCAGGTCTGGCAGTCGCCGCCAGCGATCGATCACCAGCAGCTAATGAGCTACGACCTGCAGCCTATCTGCCAGCAATACCTGTCACTTAAGGATTAA
- a CDS encoding glycosyltransferase family 4 protein produces the protein MKPIRLAIVRQKYRPDGGAERFISRALEALDQQAMDLNVITRQWQGERQANWHLHLCDPVKWGRISRERGFANAARTLWQRENFDIVQSHERIAGCDIYRAGDGVHQRWLELRSRLLPTWRQKLLMNNRYHRYVMGAERAMYQAPELKAVICNAQMVKQEIIERFGVASDKIHVIYNAINTTQFIPADEADRLLLRQKLGLPSNATLLIYVGSGFERKGLAAAIRAIADTNRYLVVVGKDKAEKQYRALATELGCSDRVFFAGMQSDTRPWYQVADGLLLPTLYDPFPNVILEAMACGLPVITSTTCGGSEFIRPGENGYVCDALDIAALRDAVMALPEHAIGSSMAGHARERVMGSSPQRLSQQLIALYQQILE, from the coding sequence ATGAAACCCATTCGGCTGGCGATCGTTCGTCAGAAATATCGCCCGGACGGTGGAGCCGAACGCTTTATCTCCCGTGCCCTTGAGGCGCTGGATCAGCAAGCGATGGATCTCAACGTCATCACACGTCAATGGCAGGGAGAACGTCAGGCCAACTGGCATCTCCATCTTTGCGATCCGGTTAAATGGGGGCGCATCAGCCGCGAACGAGGCTTTGCCAATGCGGCCCGGACACTCTGGCAACGGGAAAATTTTGATATTGTGCAGAGCCATGAGCGTATTGCCGGCTGTGATATCTACCGTGCAGGGGATGGTGTACACCAGCGCTGGCTCGAATTGCGTTCCCGCCTGCTGCCCACATGGCGACAGAAATTGCTGATGAACAATCGCTACCATCGTTATGTGATGGGGGCCGAACGTGCGATGTATCAGGCGCCAGAACTGAAGGCGGTGATCTGTAATGCGCAGATGGTAAAGCAGGAAATTATTGAGCGCTTTGGCGTTGCCAGCGATAAAATCCACGTTATCTACAATGCCATCAATACCACCCAGTTTATTCCGGCAGATGAGGCGGATCGCCTGCTGCTGCGACAAAAACTGGGCCTGCCGTCCAATGCCACTCTGCTAATCTATGTCGGTTCCGGGTTTGAACGTAAAGGTCTGGCCGCAGCGATTCGCGCCATCGCAGACACCAATCGCTATCTGGTCGTGGTTGGCAAGGATAAAGCGGAAAAACAGTATCGGGCGCTGGCGACTGAGCTGGGGTGCAGTGACCGTGTATTTTTTGCCGGAATGCAGTCAGATACGCGCCCATGGTATCAGGTGGCAGATGGCCTGTTACTCCCAACGCTTTACGATCCGTTTCCCAATGTGATCCTTGAAGCAATGGCCTGCGGTTTGCCAGTAATAACTTCCACCACCTGCGGCGGCAGTGAGTTTATTCGCCCAGGGGAAAACGGCTATGTTTGTGATGCGCTGGATATTGCTGCCCTGCGTGATGCAGTGATGGCGCTCCCTGAGCACGCTATCGGCAGCAGTATGGCAGGCCATGCCCGTGAACGCGTAATGGGTTCCTCACCCCAACGTTTATCACAGCAGCTGATTGCTCTTTATCAACAGATTCTGGAATAA
- a CDS encoding O-antigen ligase family protein — protein MISNKKNVFLFKSFYFFYAAFLFLLPVIGGLGKVNNLFHIALMLCLIIILFNEEIRGKVFNNRDFNTGLFVLAIFLSYFSLSTLWGAEERGISSELTHSFYLIMFVIFFNLVAMQGKKNTMLAMFFSGALVLLLLTLYYVDKHILFENRLGSGFSLAPENVIDMGGYYGIGIFCGLILIRETGHKWLYLPVAFLLVGLLLTQSRGPLLALVIACVPLLLFKRIHLSHLLIIGLIIAVIVSVIVFANANELLVRIERSYSQSFTRFGIWENALHYVQQKPWFGWGFDKQLDFVNVVGQRVHTTHSLYFATLLKGGIIGGVLLLSVITYGLYMGWQQIKAGHALETSMFLFSLIFYSTQGMFIISNPSVSWVIFWLPLAVVMALPKRQEK, from the coding sequence ATGATCTCTAATAAAAAAAATGTTTTTTTATTTAAATCTTTTTATTTTTTCTATGCAGCATTTCTTTTTTTACTACCAGTGATCGGTGGCTTGGGGAAGGTCAATAATCTTTTTCATATAGCATTAATGCTGTGCCTGATTATCATACTTTTCAATGAAGAGATCCGTGGAAAGGTATTTAACAATCGCGATTTTAACACCGGTCTGTTTGTGCTTGCCATTTTCCTCAGCTACTTCTCTCTCAGTACCCTGTGGGGTGCTGAAGAGCGGGGAATCAGTTCAGAGCTGACCCACAGTTTTTATCTTATTATGTTCGTTATCTTTTTTAATCTGGTTGCCATGCAGGGTAAAAAAAACACCATGCTGGCAATGTTTTTTTCCGGCGCTCTCGTCCTACTGTTATTGACCTTATACTATGTCGATAAGCATATCCTGTTTGAAAATCGTTTGGGTTCAGGCTTCTCACTGGCGCCGGAAAACGTTATTGATATGGGGGGATACTACGGCATAGGTATCTTTTGTGGCTTAATCCTTATCCGCGAAACAGGACATAAATGGCTTTATTTGCCCGTTGCCTTCCTGCTCGTGGGCCTGCTGTTAACCCAAAGCCGTGGTCCATTGTTAGCACTGGTAATCGCCTGCGTGCCGCTGCTGCTGTTTAAACGTATTCATCTCAGCCATCTGCTGATAATCGGTTTGATTATTGCAGTAATTGTGTCAGTGATCGTTTTTGCCAATGCCAATGAACTGCTGGTACGCATAGAGCGGAGCTATTCACAGAGCTTTACGCGTTTTGGTATCTGGGAAAATGCGCTGCATTATGTCCAGCAGAAGCCGTGGTTTGGCTGGGGTTTTGATAAACAACTCGACTTTGTTAATGTTGTTGGTCAGCGCGTCCATACCACTCACAGCCTCTATTTCGCCACGCTGTTGAAAGGCGGTATTATTGGTGGAGTGCTGCTATTAAGTGTAATCACCTACGGTCTTTATATGGGATGGCAGCAAATTAAGGCGGGGCACGCACTGGAAACGTCGATGTTTCTGTTTAGCCTGATATTCTACTCCACCCAGGGCATGTTTATTATCAGTAACCCAAGCGTATCATGGGTGATTTTCTGGCTGCCACTGGCAGTAGTAATGGCGCTACCGAAACGTCAGGAAAAGTAA